One Thermoplasma volcanium GSS1 genomic window carries:
- a CDS encoding DUF1947 domain-containing protein, whose amino-acid sequence MTQKHFLSKRELKVLVSSAAEIGIDLSGEEVEVSSSHKVSCYYIKGKPMAFQTDRLIPSVYLLNYKNPEKRAVVVDAGAEPHIINGSNVFAQGILSIDSSIKKGDIVFIKSEKGYFIGVGIAERNAEEIMNEKKGLAVRLIHHPDDDLMKAFS is encoded by the coding sequence ATGACGCAGAAGCATTTTCTCTCAAAAAGGGAACTGAAGGTGCTCGTATCATCGGCTGCTGAGATAGGCATAGATCTTTCAGGAGAAGAGGTAGAGGTCTCTTCCTCCCACAAAGTATCTTGCTATTACATAAAAGGGAAGCCGATGGCATTCCAGACAGATCGCTTGATCCCTTCTGTATACCTTTTAAACTACAAGAATCCTGAGAAAAGAGCTGTAGTTGTCGATGCAGGGGCAGAGCCGCATATAATAAACGGTAGCAATGTATTTGCACAGGGCATACTATCAATCGACAGCAGCATAAAAAAGGGAGACATAGTATTTATAAAGAGCGAAAAAGGATATTTTATAGGTGTTGGAATAGCCGAAAGAAACGCAGAAGAGATCATGAATGAAAAGAAAGGGCTTGCAGTGCGCCTTATACACCATCCAGATGATGATTTAATGAAGGCATTCTCCTGA